In a single window of the Mus musculus strain C57BL/6J chromosome 6, GRCm38.p6 C57BL/6J genome:
- the Snx10 gene encoding sorting nexin-10 isoform a (isoform a is encoded by transcript variant 8), with the protein MFPEQQKEEFVSVWVRDPRIQKEDFWHSYIDYEICIHTNSMCFTMKTSCVRRRYREFVWLRQRLQSNALLVQLPELPSKNLFFNMNNRQHVDQRRQGLEDFLRKVLQNALLLSDSSLHLFLQSHLNSEDIEACVSGQTKYSVEEAIHKFALMNRRFPEEEEEGKKDADVEYDSESSSSGLGHSSDDSSSHGCKTSPALQES; encoded by the exons ATGTTCCCAGAACAGCAGAAAGAG GAGTTCGTGAGTGTCTGGGTCCGGGACCCCAGGATTCAGAAGGAGGACTTTTGGCACTCTTATATCGACTATGAGATCTGCATTCAC ACAAATAGCATGTGTTTTACAATGAAAACATCTTGTGTACGAAGAAGGTATAGAGAGTTCGTGTGGCTGAGGCAAAGACTCCAAAGCAACGCGTTGCTGGT ACAATTACCAGAACTTCCGTCTAAAAACCTGTTTTTCAACATGAACAATCGCCAGCATGTCGACCAACGCCGCCAGGGCTTGGAAGATTTCCTCAGAAA agTCCTGCAGAATGCACTCTTGCTTTCCGATAGCAGCCTCCACCTCTTCCTGCAGAGCCATCTGAACTCCGAGGACATTGAAGCATGTGTTTCTGGGCAGACCAAGTACTCGGTGGAAGAAGCCATTCACAAGTTTGCTTTAATGAATAGACGGTTtcccgaagaagaagaagaagggaagaaagacgCCGACGTAGAGTATGATTCAGAAAG TTCATCCTCTGGGCTTGGACACAGTAGTGATGACAGCAGTTCTCATGGATGTAAAACGAGCCCAGCTCTGCAGGAGTCCTGA
- the Snx10 gene encoding sorting nexin-10 isoform b (isoform b is encoded by transcript variant 10) — protein sequence MCFTMKTSCVRRRYREFVWLRQRLQSNALLVQLPELPSKNLFFNMNNRQHVDQRRQGLEDFLRKVLQNALLLSDSSLHLFLQSHLNSEDIEACVSGQTKYSVEEAIHKFALMNRRFPEEEEEGKKDADVEYDSESSSSGLGHSSDDSSSHGCKTSPALQES from the exons ATGTGTTTTACAATGAAAACATCTTGTGTACGAAGAAGGTATAGAGAGTTCGTGTGGCTGAGGCAAAGACTCCAAAGCAACGCGTTGCTGGT ACAATTACCAGAACTTCCGTCTAAAAACCTGTTTTTCAACATGAACAATCGCCAGCATGTCGACCAACGCCGCCAGGGCTTGGAAGATTTCCTCAGAAA agTCCTGCAGAATGCACTCTTGCTTTCCGATAGCAGCCTCCACCTCTTCCTGCAGAGCCATCTGAACTCCGAGGACATTGAAGCATGTGTTTCTGGGCAGACCAAGTACTCGGTGGAAGAAGCCATTCACAAGTTTGCTTTAATGAATAGACGGTTtcccgaagaagaagaagaagggaagaaagacgCCGACGTAGAGTATGATTCAGAAAG TTCATCCTCTGGGCTTGGACACAGTAGTGATGACAGCAGTTCTCATGGATGTAAAACGAGCCCAGCTCTGCAGGAGTCCTGA